DNA from Asanoa sp. WMMD1127:
ACTTGGCCTGTTCCGCGGTGTCGACCAGGGCGGTTGGGATCCCAACGAGTTCAAGTTCAACATGTACACGATCGTCATCGGGGCGCAGACCCTGCACGCGACCGGGTACGCCATGGGCGTGACCATGGACGGCAAGACCGGCACCGACGACGGTGAGGCGGTCATCGCCTACTTCGGCGACGGCGCGACCAGCCAGGGTGACGTCAACGAGGCGTTCATCTGGGCCGGCGTGTTCAACGCCCCGCTGGTGTTCTTCTGCCAGAACAACCAGTACGCGATCTCCGAACCGCTCGAGCGGCAGACCCGCATCCCTCTCTACCGTCGCGCCGCCGGTTTCGGCTTCCCCGGCATCCGCGTCGACGGCAACGACGTGCTCGCGTCGTACGCGGTCACCCGCGCCGCGCTCGACCACGCCCGGCTCGGCCAGGGCCCCACCCTGATCGAGGCCTACACCTACCGGATGGGCGCGCACACCACCAACGACGACCCGACCCGCTACCGCATCGCCAGCGAGGTCGAGGCCTGGCAGGCCAAGGACCCGATCAAGCGGCTGCGCGCCTTCCTCGAGAAGTCGCAGGTCGCCGACGCGGCGTTCTTCGCCGAGGTCGACGAGCAGGCCAAGCGGGAGTCCCTGCACCTGCGCGAGCGGGTGCTCGAAATGCCCGACCCGTCCCCGATGACGTTGTTCGACAACGTCTACCCCAACGGCTCACCCCTGGTCGACCAGGAGCGCGAGCGGTTCGGGCAGTACCTTGCCTCGTTCGAGGGGAGCGCGCACTGATGGCCGAGAAGCTCACGATTGGTAAGGCGCTCACCCACGGCATGCGGCGCGCCCTGGAGAACGACCCCAAGGTCGTCATCATGGGCGAGGACGTCGGCAAGCTGGGCGGCGTCTTCCGGATCACCGACGGCCTGCAGAAGGACTTCGGCGAGGACCGGGTGATCGACACGCCGCTGGCCGAGTCCGGCATCATCGGCACCGCCGTCGGCCTCGCGATCCGTGGCTACCGCCCGGTCTGCGAGATCCAGTTCGACGGCTTCGTCTATCCCGCGTACGACCAGATCGTCTCGCAGGTCGCGAAGATGCACTTCCGGTCGCAGGGCAAAGTGCGGCTGCCGATCGTCATCCGGATCCCGTTCGGTGGCGGCATCGGCGCGGTCGAGCACCACTCCGAGTCGCCGGAGGCCTATTTCGCGCACACCGCGGGCCTCAAGGTGGTCGCCTGCTCGTCGCCGGAAGACGCGTACTACATGATCCAGCAGGCGATCGCGTCCGACGACCCGATCGTCTTCCTGGAGCCGAAGCGGCGCTACTGGGAGAAGGGCGAGGTCGACCTCGACCGCGATCTGTCGTCCGCCTACCCGCTGCACGCCTCGCGCACGGTGCGCTCCGGCACGGACGTGACCGTGCTCGCGTACGGGCCGATGGTGCGCACCGCGCTCGACGCGGCCGCGGCGGCGCAGGAGGACGGGCGGTCGATCGAGGTGATCGACCTGCGCTCGCTCTCGCCGCTCGACATGGGCCCGGTCTTCGAGTCGGTCCGGCGCACCGGCCGGTGCGTGGTCGTGCACGAGGCGCCGAGCAACGTCGGCATGGGCGCGGAGCTCGCGGCCCGGGTCACCGAGGAGTGCTTCTACTCCCTGGAGGCCCCGGTGCTGCGGGTGACCGGCTTCAACACGCCGTACCCCGCGGCTAGGGTCGAAGAGGAATACCTGCCCGACCTTGACCGCGTGCTCGACGCCGTCGACCGCTCCTTCGGCTGGTGACCGCGATGTCCCGCATGAAAACGTTCAACCTGCCCGACCTCGGTGAGGGGTTGGTCGAGGGCGAGATCATCAAGTGGCTCGTCGGAGTCGGCGACGAGATCGAGCTCAACCAGCCGATCGTCGAGGTCGAGACGGCCAAGGCGGCGGTCGAGATCCCGGCGAAGTGGGCCGGCAAGGTCGTCGAGATCCACCACCCCGAGAGCACGACCGTCGAGGTGGGCAGCCCGATCATCACGATCGACACCGACCCGGCCGCGGGCGCCGCCCCGGAGCCGTCGGCGGCCTCGCTGGCCGCGGTCGACGTGGCGCCGGCCGAGGGTTCCGTCGAGCCGGGGCTGATCGGCAGCCCGGCGCCCAAGGCCGACGCGGTGCTGGTCGGTTACGGGCCCAAGGCGCCGTCGGTGAAGCGGCGGCCGCGCAAGACCGATGGCGTTGCGGCAGCGGCTCCGGCCGCGCCCGCTCCGGCCGCACGGGCTCAGGCCGCGCCGGCTCGGGTGGCGCCCGCCGCTACGGCCCCCGCGGCTCCGGTTGTGCCGGCGCCGGCCGCGCCCGTCGAGGCACCGGCACCCGCCCCCGGCGCCGGACGCACCGATCAGGTGGCGCTGGCGAAGCCCCCCGTCCGCAAGCTGGCCAAGGACCTGGGCGTCGATCTCGGCGCGCTGGTCGGCTCGGGTCCGCTGGGCTCGATCACGCGTGACGACGTGCTGGCCGCGCAGAACGGCAGCACCGCTCCGGCCGCGCCGGCGGTGACGCTGCCGGCCGGCGAGCGGGAGCAGCGCATCCCGGTCAAGGGCGTGCGCAAGTTGACCGCGGAGAACATGGTGGCGTCGGCGTTCACCGCGCCGCACGTCACGGTGTTCCTCACCGTCGACATGACCCGCACGATGCAGGCGATCGAGCGGCTGCGGGCGCTGCCCGACTGGCGCGAGGCGCGGATCTCCCCGCTGCTCCTCGTGGCCAAGGCGGTGCTGCTGGCCGCGAAGCGGCACCCGATGGTCAACTCGACGTGGGCCGGCGACGAGATCGTCGTCAAGGACTACGTCAACCTGGGCATCGCGGCGGCGACCGAGCGCGGGCTGATCGTGCCCAACATCAAGGACGCGGGGCGGCTGTCGCTGCGCGAGCTGGCGGATGCGATGACCGCGCTGGTGCAGACGGCCAAGACGGGCAAGACACCGCCGGCCGACATGTCCGGCGGCACGCTCACCATCACCAACGTCGGCGTGTTCGGCGTCGACGCGGGTACGCCGATCCTGCCGCCCGGTGAGTCGGCCATCCTCGCGTTCGGAGCGGTGCGCGATACGCCGTGGGTGCACGAGGGCGAGATCCAGATCCGCAAGGTCACGCAGCTCGCTTTGTCGTTCGACCACCGCATCATCGACGGTGAGCTCGGCGCCAAGTTCCTGCGCGACGTGGGCGCGTTCCTCAGCGATCCCGAGGCGACGCTGCTTGCTTGGACCTGATTCGCGGCATTTGTCGGAGCCGGCGTGGTCTGCGGACCACGCCGGCTCCTTCGTTTCTTCTTCCGTCTATCTAGTCGATGACCTTCGTTTGTTCGGCGCGTGGCGCGGCTCACCTAATAATCAATGGCAAAGGACGGGTGGATGCGCTTCAATGGACAGTGACACCGGTTGGGGGCGACCGGTGCAGACCAGGGGAGCATCGCAATGAGCACCATGATGGACCGTTACCGCACGCACCGTAACCGGATGCGCCACATGCGCGCCCTCGAGCGCGCGCTGAGCGAGACCAACTCGCCGGCCGTCCGCGCCGAGATCATCGCGATCTCGCAGCGCACGCAGCGATAACTACGCCGCGTCAACCGCAGGCCCGTCCGGCTCGTCCGGGCGGGCCTTTCGTACCGGGACGGTTACCGAATCCGCCGTAGCGGTGCTGGTCACAGCACCGGGATTCCTACCTGTGGCACCGCCCGGTACGGTTGGTCCGGCTGCCCGCCGTCGGCTCGACGGCCGGGTCGCTGTTCCGCGATGGAGGAGGCGCAGATGACGTCCGAGGGTTCGCAGCACCCCGGCTACGAGCCGGACGAGGCTGCCCCGGACGCTGACGGTCCCCGGTTCGGCGAGGGTGACGCCCGACGTCGTGCGGCCGAGGCGTGGGCCCCGCCGGGTTACGACCGGCCACAGCGGACCGACCAGTGGAACCCCCCGGCCCCCCCGGCGTGGGGCTCCGCGCGCCCCGGCGACGGCTACGGCGACCAGGGCCCGGTCAACGGCCGCGACCCGGGTGCGCACGATGCTCCGCCGGCGCCCTATACGCCCGCTCCCGCGCCGATCCCGCAGGCGCCCGAGCCGACGCCACTCCCACCGCAGCAGACCCGCGTCCCGGGCGCGTCGTTCGGCGCGTTCCCGCCCGGCGAGCCGCCGTCCGACGGCTTCGGCGCCATCGACTACCACGGCAAGGCCGACTACCCGCCGAGCGTTCCGCAGCCGCGCACGTCGAGCGACAGCTCCGCGAGCGGCCGCGTGCAGATCCCGCAGCCGATCGACCCCGGCAACAACGAGCCGTCGTCCGGTGCTGGACCCAACGGTTTCCCCGGCCCGAGCGGCTGGAGCCCGCCGCCGCGCGACGACGGCCCCGGTTTCCCCGGCTTCGCGTCCGGCGGCGTTCCGCCGCAGGGCAGTGCGCCGACGAGTGGTGGACCGGCCAGCGGTGGTCCGGCCAGTGGTGGTCCGGCCAGCGGCTCGGCGTCGGTCGGCTCCGCGCGGGTCGGCGGCGCCGCCTCC
Protein-coding regions in this window:
- the pdhA gene encoding pyruvate dehydrogenase (acetyl-transferring) E1 component subunit alpha — protein: MAKGGSPPDGELVQLLTPEGERIESVTGSDGTVYRADFTDEEYRGLYRDLVIVRKLDAEATALQRQGELGIWASLLGQEAAQVGSGRALRAQDMAFPTYREHGVLYCRGIDPIMPLGLFRGVDQGGWDPNEFKFNMYTIVIGAQTLHATGYAMGVTMDGKTGTDDGEAVIAYFGDGATSQGDVNEAFIWAGVFNAPLVFFCQNNQYAISEPLERQTRIPLYRRAAGFGFPGIRVDGNDVLASYAVTRAALDHARLGQGPTLIEAYTYRMGAHTTNDDPTRYRIASEVEAWQAKDPIKRLRAFLEKSQVADAAFFAEVDEQAKRESLHLRERVLEMPDPSPMTLFDNVYPNGSPLVDQERERFGQYLASFEGSAH
- a CDS encoding alpha-ketoacid dehydrogenase subunit beta, with amino-acid sequence MMAEKLTIGKALTHGMRRALENDPKVVIMGEDVGKLGGVFRITDGLQKDFGEDRVIDTPLAESGIIGTAVGLAIRGYRPVCEIQFDGFVYPAYDQIVSQVAKMHFRSQGKVRLPIVIRIPFGGGIGAVEHHSESPEAYFAHTAGLKVVACSSPEDAYYMIQQAIASDDPIVFLEPKRRYWEKGEVDLDRDLSSAYPLHASRTVRSGTDVTVLAYGPMVRTALDAAAAAQEDGRSIEVIDLRSLSPLDMGPVFESVRRTGRCVVVHEAPSNVGMGAELAARVTEECFYSLEAPVLRVTGFNTPYPAARVEEEYLPDLDRVLDAVDRSFGW
- a CDS encoding dihydrolipoamide acetyltransferase family protein, with translation MSRMKTFNLPDLGEGLVEGEIIKWLVGVGDEIELNQPIVEVETAKAAVEIPAKWAGKVVEIHHPESTTVEVGSPIITIDTDPAAGAAPEPSAASLAAVDVAPAEGSVEPGLIGSPAPKADAVLVGYGPKAPSVKRRPRKTDGVAAAAPAAPAPAARAQAAPARVAPAATAPAAPVVPAPAAPVEAPAPAPGAGRTDQVALAKPPVRKLAKDLGVDLGALVGSGPLGSITRDDVLAAQNGSTAPAAPAVTLPAGEREQRIPVKGVRKLTAENMVASAFTAPHVTVFLTVDMTRTMQAIERLRALPDWREARISPLLLVAKAVLLAAKRHPMVNSTWAGDEIVVKDYVNLGIAAATERGLIVPNIKDAGRLSLRELADAMTALVQTAKTGKTPPADMSGGTLTITNVGVFGVDAGTPILPPGESAILAFGAVRDTPWVHEGEIQIRKVTQLALSFDHRIIDGELGAKFLRDVGAFLSDPEATLLAWT